In a genomic window of Zingiber officinale cultivar Zhangliang chromosome 9B, Zo_v1.1, whole genome shotgun sequence:
- the LOC122023221 gene encoding uncharacterized protein LOC122023221, producing MEERHTTASQPPRLPAVSKDQAHASDRGDSKKGKNIVVREEPKELPEELQVPFSLRVLEEKLPKGYKPPAIREYDSSKDLEDHLCNFQNAALLHQYNDAIKCRVFLNTLSGIAQKWFDRLPVGSITYFQDFKNIFLHHFASSRKYQKTNHCLFTLRQGSAEPLRAYIKCFNHVAQDIPSATSDILMSVFSHGLVEGEFFRVFIQVSVKNFDEMLGKVVSYINVEEAQTARRKTDRVPAHVNKSEKRPPQSPARPFARSKDS from the exons ATGGAAGAAAGACACACCACCGCTTCACAACCACCTAGGTTGCCTGCAGTTTCAAAGGACCAAGCCCACGCTTCAGACAGGGG AGATTCAAAAAAGGGGAAAAATATAGTCGTCAGGGAGGAGCCGAAGGAGTTGCCTGAGGAATTGCAAGTACCTTTTTCTTTGAGGGTGCTCGAGGAGAAACTACCGAAGGGGTATAAGCCCCCAGCTATCAGAGAGTATGACAGTAGCAAGGATCTAGAGGATCACCTTTGTAACTTTCAGAACGCTGCGCTGTTGCACCAGTACAATGACGCCATTAAGTGCCGGGTGTTTTTAAACACTCTATCTGGCATAGCACAAAAGTGGTTCGACAGATTGCCTGTTGGATCCATCACCTATTTTCAGGATTTCAAGAATATTTTCCTACACCATTTCGCCAGTAGCAGGAAATATCAGAAGACAAACCATTGCCTATTCACTCTCAGGCAGGGGTCTGCAGAGCCCCTCAGGGCCTACATAAAATGCTTCAACCATGTAGCCCAGGACATCCCCTCCGCTACCTCGGATATCTTGATGAGTGTCTTCTCTCATGGTCTGgtagaaggagagttcttccgagTATTCATTCAAGTGTCTGTGAAGAATTTTGATGAAATGCTGGGGAAAGTAGTAAGTTACATTAATGTAGAGGAAGCCCAGACAGCTAGGAGGAAGACAGACAGAGTGCCTGCTCATGTCAACAAGTCAGAGAAAAGACCGCCACAATCACCCGCTCGACCCTTTGCCCGCTCCAAGGATTCCTGA